The proteins below come from a single Benincasa hispida cultivar B227 chromosome 4, ASM972705v1, whole genome shotgun sequence genomic window:
- the LOC120075111 gene encoding LOW QUALITY PROTEIN: sister chromatid cohesion 1 protein 2 (The sequence of the model RefSeq protein was modified relative to this genomic sequence to represent the inferred CDS: inserted 1 base in 1 codon), which produces MFHSHCLLLRKGPLGAIWVAAYCFKKLKKSLVMETDIPSSVDKILQDELNAVTYRVMAYLLLGIARIYSKKVEYLYIDCNKVLTEINEFVVRTKNSTNQTPCFAITLPKRFELDKFDLGILEDLTRSHMASHEEITLRDNIWKNDIMLLLDENHGQEITALHSIRYSDDTIFEDVFSPHLKDIEMQASTSHHHIMPEKCQVSTFSDEKYEVEVSTGIEDAHLKAIEQFDEDHRSDEEETWKEKMLQYRNAVPEASTEMVLTNRFSHEKIIMVKTVSTIERESSENVKSSDKDYQSEGMYREQIRSENELEFINGGNNINTSERSIEKLRDNTITLLDGMDIDMSWGAQNEPTKLIVMDSEGDNLKFLEMQSPKMKDCDGSRNDLPLSISLDGVFDSKIPDFTGTKAPEFTTISTPANKERPRTSRKRKCTVDDTIVLPNEKLKRSIYDASDLVSKRRKCPCSALTAWKASQISRLSSGFSIPLMSCVSSELRSLLSETKVNISKSTELVKFPGNLDVPSSPAFHMLVKMDIPFTTLETGEHSNEPEISGSITMYRSEQITACVDRVAVSEASVLQLSISEPQTSDGLEQIAIAPGTPVRCSTSARLFRSPDSPKVPNSSAQIRFCEVDEPETDGGSGRTRMVAEYLLQRSLEEAVNLSHLLSDKTRKESAGVFYEILVLKTKDCVDVKQDCAYGDILVWKLPNWXAAFGTSLSITCED; this is translated from the exons ATGTTTCACTCACACTGCCTTCTTTTGAGGAAAGGCCCTTTGGGCGCCATTTGGGTTGCTGCTTACTGCTTCAAAAAGCTCAAGAAATCTCTGGTTATGGAAACTGATATCCCCTCCTCTGTTG ATAAAATTTTGCAAGATGAACTAAATGCTGTGACATATAGAGTAATGGCCTACCTCCTCCTTGGCATTGCCCGGATATATTCCAAAAAAGTCGAATATCTGTATATTGACTGCAATAAAGTGCTGACTGAAATCAATGAATTTGTGGTCAGAACAAAGAATAGCACAAACCAAACACCTTGTTTTGCTATTACCCTTCCTAAAAGATTTGAACTCGACAAATTTGATCTGGGCATTCTTGAGGACCTTACTAG AAGTCACATGGCATCTCATGAAGAGATTACCCTTAGAG ATAATATATGGAAAAATGACATCATGCTGTTACTTGATGAG AACCATGGCCAGGAAATCACTGCACTTCACAGTATACGCTATTCTGATGATACCATATTTGAAGA TGTCTTTTCACCTCACCTCAAGGACATTGAGATGCAGGCAAGCACATCACATCACCACATTATGCCAGAAAAATGTCAAGTGAGTACATTCTCTGATGAAAAATATGAGGTTGAGGTATCTACTGGAATAGAGGATGCACATCTCAAAGCAATTGAACAATTTGATGAGGATCATCGATCTGATGAAGAAGAGACGTGGAAGGAGAAAATGCTGCAATATAGAAATGCAGTCCCCGAAGCAAGCACTGAAATGGTTTTGACTAATAGATTTTCTCATGAAAAAATTATAATGGTCAAGACCGTTTCTACAATAGAGAGGGAATCTTCAGAGAATGTGAAATCATCAGACAAAGATTATCAGAGTGAGGGAATGTACAGGGAACAAATTCGATCAGAGAATGAACTTGAGTTCATTAATGGAGGCAATAATATCAACACCTCAGAAAGAAGCATagagaaacttagagataataCTATAACTCTACTGGATGGCATGGATATTGATATGTCGTGGGGTGCACAAAATGAACCTACAAAACTTATTGTAATGGATAGTGAAGGggataatttgaaatttcttgAAATGCAATCACCTAAAATGAAAGACTGTGATGGTTCTAGAAATGATCTTCCACTATCTATTTCACTTGATGGAGTGTTCGACTCCAAAATTCCAGATTTTACAG GTACTAAGGCACCTGAGTTTACAACAATTTCAACACCAGCTAATAAGGAGAGGCCTCGGACatcaaggaaaagaaaatgCACTGTTGATGATACTATAGTATTGCCTAATGA GAAACTTAAACGAAGCATATATGACGCTAGTGACTTAGTTtcgaaaagaagaaaatgtcCTTGTAGTGCTCTTACTGCCTGGAAAGCTAGTCAAATTTCTAGACTCTCCTCTGGCTTCTCAATACCTTTGATGTCCT GTGTTTCGTCTGAGCTTAGGTCCTTACTTTCTGAGACAAAAGTGAATATATCTAAATCTACTGAACTGGTGAAATTTCCTGGAAACTTGGATGTTCCAAGTTCTCCGGCTTTTCACATGTTAGTGAAAATGGATATCCCGTTCACAACTCTTGAAACTGGAGAACATTCAAATGAACCAGAGATTTCTGGATCGATAACCATGTACAGATCAGAACAAATCACGGCTTGTGTGGATAGAGTTGCAGTTTCTGAAGCTTCTGTCCTGCAGTTGTCCATTTCAGAACCTCAAACTTCAGATGGACTCGAGCAAATAGCAATAGCACCTGGCACACCTGTTCGGTGCTCAACATCAGCTAGATTATTTAGGAGTCCAGATAGCCCTAAAGTTCCTAACTCGAGTGCA CAGATAAGGTTTTGTGAAGTGGATGAGCCAGAAACTG ATGGAGGGTCTGGGAGAACCAG AATGGTTGCTGAATATCTTCTCCAGCGGAGTCTGGAAGAGGCTGTAAATTTGTCACATCTTCTTAGCGACAAAACAAGAAAAGAGAGTGCTGGTGTATTCTACGAGATATTG GTACTGAAAACCAAAGACTGTGTGGATGTGAAACAAGATTGTGCCTACGGTGACATCTTAGTATGGAAATTACCAAACT AGGCAGCCTTTGGAACTAGTTTGTCCATCACATGTGAAGACTAG